GGTGATGCCGGGGGACAACGTGACGTTGGAGGCGGTGCTGATCACGCCGATCGCGTTGGAGGAAGGGCAGCGGTTTGCGGTGCGGGAAGGCGGGCGGACGGTGGG
This genomic window from bacterium contains:
- the tuf gene encoding elongation factor Tu (EF-Tu; promotes GTP-dependent binding of aminoacyl-tRNA to the A-site of ribosomes during protein biosynthesis; when the tRNA anticodon matches the mRNA codon, GTP hydrolysis results; the inactive EF-Tu-GDP leaves the ribosome and release of GDP is promoted by elongation factor Ts; many prokaryotes have two copies of the gene encoding EF-Tu) → VMPGDNVTLEAVLITPIALEEGQRFAVREGGRTVGAGVVAKIIE